gttttgatagtttgttttccaatttgaaatgaaatacgcagaaacgagaaaacggtcgtttcccgttttttcgtttgttaaaaaaaacggaaaaacgagattttgactcgaatttcgttttttcgggtcacggatagaaaacggaaacacgacttcaaaactcgttttccacatgtgggcggtcattacacgcccctttcagccgattggtcaatcaaatctgagccagtgacgtcatcttcagttcgttcaacaaaataacagtcctctgccgctatatcagtaaatgtcataaatcggctttcttctgtgcaacctaacgcgtatttcacagaaatatttatttcagaaatgttaatcagcacacagactgttgtaatgctgtttgtagttTAATATGCATAGTGAAACTGCACTCCCCACACAGAGGAGCGGATGAAAagcacagattaaaaaaaaacaagtttttattttattctattttgaataaatagaataaatcacaataaataagtagtgtaagcaattttgaaaaacgaacaatatctcatctctctttatttattttatatagcctaacattgcctgctgaatataggctaatgttaataacccgttaaaagattgagggaatatgtaaagatcaaacattaaagatcgaaattacagctacatagctattttagttatgacaaaaataatatataaatgttaagccaaaacgaattcatttaaagctgaactgaaacaaTACCGGCCTTATTACTTCTCtaatttgacacaaatccaaatgtttcaatattcacgatttggaggctaaactatatttatttaaacgcttttattgtacacattttatatttggttgaatgtatgttattttgacagttaacaggctgtgatgtcaagttactaaaactgatgtTGTGTGTGCTTCGTGAGGCGCCGACacgttcacttgaattttcttacaaaagcggaaacaacttaaaatactcagacatttatggtcaaatatatgtaacaccattcgaatctgtgaagggttaaataggcctattatttctctacactcacaataaaaacaaaacattgcttgTAAAAACGAAATTTTCTGCTGTCTTggtttcctttctgtgaacttctcaaaaattaaccgacactcatattgtcgcattttttcccctttcattttgGTTATATTTTAATTACTTAAGTTCACAGAAGCGCGGCAGGTgcgtgatgatgatgaatcctcatgttctgttgtttattctgctatttgttcatgtaggctaaaactaaacccctgggatttttttaatgatttacagacatttatcaaatttcgtttaattctaatttaatataatcttgtccgttaatgaaacgatgatcacgtcagttgaaagtcagggggaaaaaaacagaaattatattgacaaggcaacaataattttcgtttagtttaagtttttcaaaacattcacagaactgcatacagtaaattttcccgctgtttaagccacgaatatttacaaaataaaataattacaaagataataaaagataataaaataattgcaaagataataaaagttctatgtttaatatacgagagtttttgttttgctgttgtccactaAAGCAATTGACGCAGAATCGCCAATTGCCGTTAAATCGAAtttgaaagtaaaatgttcagggccatttaattcattcaaaagcgaaggaaagacagaaaaagtgaggatagcaagtaaactgtgacatataataatgtttactgtgttcataaaagtgtttaatttaagagataaaatctGCATGGCCATTTATAAGTAGCCTaaggaaaaataaaaagccCCCCGATGGTGATACCGTTATTaggtgttgccacctagtggatattctactgcaaggaatgcgtctgctaaatgattgaatttaaatgtataaaatgtaaacaaaacattaaaataagaaaaaaatgagtgcagatgccactgatctataatagaCAATAGTCCATCATTATAGCCTATTGATCGGTGGTAGTAGCCCAAAGGATGTCATGCGCTTGGTAACAGATGTAgaggcatttacattttaaaaacacaatgacagcttaaaaacagacttaattaaatttactgtaggttttttaaactttttttttatctgtgcaaacatatttctgtgaaatacgcgttaggttgcacagaagaaagccgatttatgcatttactgataggactattattttgttgaaggaactgaagatgacgtcactggctcagatttgattgaccaatcggctgaaaggggcgtgtaataaccgcccacatgtggaaaacgagttttgaagtcgtatttccgttttctatccgtgacccgaaaaaacgaaaatcgagtcaaaatctcgtttttccgtttttttttaacaattgaaAAAACaggaaacgaccgttttcttgtttctgcgtatttcatttgaaattggaaaacaaactatcaaaacgtacacggaccgaGCACACTCATACAAATGAGGATAGAACAACGACTAAACAATAACAGCAGACAAGGAGGTGGGAACATGGCAAATACAAACAAAGACAAAGCCGTGTGCTGACACACAACACAGAgacacatttaacaaaaacaagACTGACAAGGCTGCCAGGgcagaaccctgacagtataTACCATACAACTGGCATAatcaacttttatgaatttctgttgTGAAACCATGGAAAAAAGGTGAATAAAGACTGAGAGGAAGAACCTGAACATccagaaaatattatttcaaggAATATTCAGCATTTGTACAGGCTCTTCTTTTTGTCTCGTGTTCTGTGAGAGCTGTGAGTGGAGGGAGACGAGTGTTTTCGTTCagctctgtgtttttctgaatGTCTGAATATATTTCTTCATCTGTTTGCCTGTATATTGAATACAGATATACAGTGTTATACAGAGTGTTCATTGTCAAACtacaaaactatttttaaatataaaatgcttttatatgaaaaaaaaaaattgtcttttattgacaaaatgttttagtttgtcatgtatatattttttaattaaatcagaTAACATTTTTAGCTGTcatggggcatgttgtcacatttccaatttgaaatgaaatacgcagaaacgtatggggcatgttgtcacatttcACTTCCATTCATTTggggtaaataaagaaaaaagtatacactgtattaatgaaacaaAGCCACATATTTGTACCAGGCATGTGTGAAATTAATGCTGAACAAAATAAATTCTCTGAACCCAAGTAGATTTACACAAACTGATAAAGTCAAAAAGTGTTTTGACTTTCTCAGCGGTTTGACTTTGCCATATTGTGTACAcaattttttgtgtgtattgtacacaattgaaaatatgctgaaatgtttgaaaaaagtgCATCTTTGATTATCTGTTGTGATATTAGTtgtaagagttttgaaaatataCCAATTGCTTGTAAAAATTGCACCaaagtgagaaaaaaaacagcaacaaaacaaaacaacaactgtATTGCATTAGTGACCCAGTAAGATTCCTCCTTTTTGAACCTGTTTCTAGATAgcaataacattattttaatattataatacaatatattacataatatattataatacagtaggctatatatatatatatatatatatatatatatatatacatatatatatatatatatatataaaatgttaaatataaacattttaaataggctatataaaactTAATTTATAGTTCAACGCGTTTTCCCAGTTATCAAAAtcgcaaataatatttttttttaataataataataatatagcctTAATTTATATTGGACGGCTCATTTTAGGCTACATCTCTCTTGACTGCAATAATCAATCTCTCGATTCCCCCTCACCCCAATTTCACCCAAgtttcttttaatgtttttcccCCCCTATTGGAACAAATGGGAATACCAGGAAAAAAAGAAGCCTATTTGCAGTCTTCTCCTGTTCGTCACTATAGAAACTTTGACGACTTCCGCTTCTGAGAACTCCAGAAATATGAGAAGGGTTCATACTGTTTGCGGCAGTATATGACTGACAGCTCTCTCACAACATGTAAGGAAATGTTTGCTGACAAGTGCGGTCAACCTTtctacaattattttatttagccattaatttGTAAATTTGTAAGGCAGCCGATATGTCCTATTTTATGGTAATGTAGGTTAACAGATGATCTGGTTAACAGTAAATGAAGTGTCCAAGAAATCTGAACTTTAGATACATAATGTATAAAAATCGATTAGTTATAACAGCAAGTGTGAGTTTTCTCGTCTTTTCCAGTGAGGATTATGAAGGTGCCGAGCTGTTCGTCGTTTGGATTCTGGAGTTTCCTTGTGTTTTGTAGTCTGTTTGTTATTGCAAATGATACCCATCAGGAAGATGATGATGCATGGGCTAATCCATATGACGTGATCAACTACGACTCAACGAGAAAGAGCATGATAAAACAAACAGAGGTAAAAAACGCTTTTATTAAaccaattacagtttttttttcagtgaaaatAGACTCAAACTAGTGCTATAGTACTCGAGACGTTTTTCTGTTTTCTCGGACTCGTTGGTATTTGCACTCGGACTTGTCTCGGTCATTGGCCTCGCCAAAAGTTCTAGTTGGTCAGTCTCGACCGAGTCTAGCAGGTCGCGCGGGTTCCTCCTCTCCTCAACcttcctggttgtcgttaagGCTGCTCGGGcacccagcacttcaaatgttatttttaatgtgaggaccacaaacattatttgttcatccttccgagattgtccccattgtaaaaccgaaagtttaaaaatgtaggaaattcaatatttgatagaaaacacttataaaaaaaagacaatactttaaccagcaggtggtggcagagtagcatttatttgcgcatatcagccatttcctctaatcgTTTTTCAATTAGTTTCGTTTTTAACTAAatatgaaacattataaaataactaggtttacatttcgtcaatgtgaagtatgaaatactcacaaaatctgaaaaacaacttttattgtgAATGAATTACACAAAAAGCGAGCACCGCGCTTTCCCTTTGTAATCAcggcagctgtcagtcagtgcagtgcaGGATCATGATTTCAGCCACttgtaaaaacacacattttattcaatttactctagatactataaatatttaatttttgacgCTTTTTTCACACGAAAGTCGAATTAAATTTAGCCGAGAAGGAACACGAggtacttttttatttatttattttctatgcTGTCTTACGTTTGAACCCTACCTAAATTAATGCCATGCCTGACTATtcaagtgactatattctgattataaaataagtattacactactgacGCTCAACACACTAGCAAATTAGCTACATATCACCGGACTATCTTATATTATTGcagaagttctaaagaacgatCCGTGCTTATAGCccattggacatcagtgtgtggaagtaaaatttatgtaaaaaaattgACATATCGGCTATTAAACTTTGCATAGCATTTTGTTTGCCGATAAAATGATTCGTAAACACCGCTTGCACAGTTTTATACTCTTTATGATGCTGCTCAGTCAACAGCAAAGTGTTCAGGATATTGTCATTCTTCCCATAATATAAAGTAAAGAGTCTACCTCCTAAACTTCTTCTTTGCAGGTGTGGCACAAGGCAAGTCTGATCCTTTCGAAGTGTCTTATCCATTGCATCAATGAATTCGGTTAATCAAAATTAAAGTTACACGGACCCTTCAGAGAAAATACTTGATCCTTTGTCACCTCTTAGAAACCATTTCTCATTTGTAGCAGATTCCAATAAACCAAAGAGACAAACATTGGCAAACAGGGCATTGCAGCGCAGTTGTCTTTGACTCTCTTTTCTTCTACCACGGTCTCTCACATTTACATACATTCACAATCCGCCATCTAGCAGCTATACACATGCAATTCCTATGACAACAGACAACATCTGGACACAGTTTTCATGTTAATGCCAAATGTATTAGTGAACTAAATGTCATTCATATCttttttaactgaaaataaatataatattattatttcttacCTCTGTTTTCGtttgatgaacacaaaaaaaggggACCACCACTTCTTCAAATCCAGTATGTCTTCCAGTATTCAAGAGATTCCTTTATAGGCTCCTTGAAGAAGCTTCAAAACTTGGTCTGGTATGTAACTATTTTCTTCAGGTTATTAAATCAACATTACTCTACACCGCTAGAGgtttcaacattttttaaaattcaaaaaAATTTTAGCCTGATGATGAAACAACATCCATGCACTATGACGCTGAGGTGAAGCTGTCCAAGCAATCGCTGGCAGAGATCCAGAAGCTTTTGAATGAGCAGAACGATTGGACCACCGGAGCCATGGATGAGGCTCTCAGTCAAATTCTGGTCAAGTTCAAACACCACGACCACGAAGCCTGGAAGTGGCGTTTTGAAGACACATTTCATGTGGAAGTTGATACGGTCCTGAAGGTCAGTTTTTGTACAAGTCTTTCAGAGATAAACAATGaaatactttttattaatattaatatatgaatgTGTGCTGTATTTttctacagattttttttatttttccgaTTGTTGTAGCCATTATCTGCACTGAACTCTGGTCTGTGGTGTCCTGGTTTGTCCAGTTTTGGAGAATGTTAGCTATGAGCTTTTTTATGAGCTTGATCTGGAACTGGTTCCATCTTTATATGGTAATCAAAATATTGTCGAATGACCATCTCATTTTTTCTAAACCGATACTGAACAGATGACGATTAAGAGAATACAACATAAATATGTGTGTTCAagagctacaaaaaaaaaaattatttcctCTTGGCTAGGTTGCCTTTGcagaacacaagaaaaaaattgtGGAAGTGGAGAGCTTCAGTGCCAGATGTGCTGGGCTGAAAGAACTGGACTGGAAGGACAATTTATTAGGTGAGGTGCTTACTGTTAAAGGAATGTGTTACccaaatttattaattatttaaagggCTAGGGTtcacttaaaattaaaaatgtcttcatcatcagatcatcttcagaacatttTCAGAGTCTATTCACCTAAAACCCTGATGCTTCTAAATGTTCATAACGAGATTGCAAAATAAATTCATATGATTGCTTTATTTAATGAACagtttgaatttaggcttttattcacaaataaacattgatcagcaaacatatcACAGtaaaatcaactctgctcagagtacattttgtccctctctaaatagtgttacactgaagcagagttaaagttaatgagataattaagcaataaaTTAAGTAATGactgagcattagtgatgaacaactgctgttaacaagctgaatcactgaagaaaagagaaacacaagaactacaataGACTTAAgtccttagatgaaatcaactggaaataaaaatctttaaatcTCTGatgatctgattaaacaactccacaaacagcattactagcttcacttattactaaccagattgactttattttcaCACATCTACAGAAGTAcgtattgagaattaacaggtttagatgttgttttattgatcaagacaaagaaaagaaaagacaaaatGACACCAGCATGAGAAAAAAAGTGTTGCAGCAAACAGATATATTGaatcattttaaaacctttaaagaatcagcatatgaatctcaaaaaTGGTGATAAAAAAACGCTTCACGCTGCAATGCATGTTGAGGGTTGTATACAGTGTTTTCATGTATTTAGCATTGAAGCATTATGGTGGCATTTGTTTAAATGTAAACTTGAATTTAGAAGAAACTTCACAAAGATCTTTTCAAGCTCCCAAAAAGCACCAACCATAAagttgagtaaataatgacaaaaaatgatttttggatgaactgttGTAATTCATTGTTGATTCAGAGTGGTACAGACAGACATGGACTCTTCAAGATGATCCTTGCAAAAAGTATCACGAGGTCATGTTGGTGGACCCCATTTTGCTTGTGCCTCCAATGAAGGTTTGTATCTTTTAGATTCTAATGACAGAAACTTGAATTTGATAAGAGACTTGAGGTCAACTGATAATGGATATTGCTGATGTAGATGTTTCATTTCTAATCAGATAATAATTTTTTGAAATCAGTATATTGAATGAAAATATTCAGTGCAAAAAAATCTCAACcataattgcaaaaaaaaaaggagaaaagaaTAAGAAAGTActataatcatttaaataaataaaaaaaacatgcttccATCCTGAAACTCttactatgccaagataaattaaatttttcattcgagggcacctttaatcataTCATATTATTGTCAGGGATGAGCTGTAGTAGATCCAATCAAAGATGATGCGTGATGCAGAATGAACAATAACAAGCAACTTTTAATAAACACAAAGATAGTTCCTGAGTTGGGCGTACCATAAAATGAATACATGTGGAGGGGAGAATGCTGTGACTTTCTTTACTTTTCTCTATTAGTTTTTCCATAACAGCTACATTTCCTTGTCTTGTTGTTAAAGTAgtgcatatttatttacatatatgaaTAACCATAAAAAGCGTATTGATGTTTCATACTCAGTGAaaatatttgaccaaaattccAGAATTACCAGAAAGCTGACTGTCTATATAACATggtgaatgtttatatggttgTCAGTGAATGGGATGCTGAATAGCATTTTGACTTTAATAAGATTTTACCAATAAACAGAATAAACTTGGTGTCCTCCATGCTTCCTGTTCTTTCCAACAACAAAGCACTTGAATGTGGCGACCAGTCGAGCTCATATTCGCAACTTTAGAATTGGGAAGTAGGAAATTCTGATAGCCTGTGAAGGGAGCATTAAATACACAGGGCCAGAGATGATTAATGGAACAGGGCCAGGTGTAACCAaaggctgtttctcaatatgcgttcttCAGCGATCTTGCATCCTTGTGTTCTTGCTTTACGTCATCATCAACCGTCGAAGTTCATTCAAGAACGCAAGAACGGAGGACGcatgaaagtacccggatgtgttcttgatatcgaggatgcatcgaatgcaaacttgagggaatcgaaccgttaaaaatcccagaagacgCTGCGGTGGTCGACGTACGGAAGCCTGTAAGCTTTGAAGTTCTCGTGAGATTCCAGCTACAAGCTCGCAAATACGTGACGGCTCGTGAAAGTAAAccgtttgttttgcttaattttaataaaatgataacctgaagaaagcctgcagtatttttattgacatataaaaaataatc
The nucleotide sequence above comes from Chanodichthys erythropterus isolate Z2021 chromosome 10, ASM2448905v1, whole genome shotgun sequence. Encoded proteins:
- the LOC137029186 gene encoding chloride channel CLIC-like protein 1, which produces MTDSSLTTLRIMKVPSCSSFGFWSFLVFCSLFVIANDTHQEDDDAWANPYDVINYDSTRKSMIKQTEGTTTSSNPVCLPVFKRFLYRLLEEASKLGLPDDETTSMHYDAEVKLSKQSLAEIQKLLNEQNDWTTGAMDEALSQILVKFKHHDHEAWKWRFEDTFHVEVDTVLKIFFIFPIVVAIICTELWSVVSWFVQFWRMLAMSFFMSLIWNWFHLYMVAFAEHKKKIVEVESFSARCAGLKELDWKDNLLEWYRQTWTLQDDPCKKYHEVMLVDPILLVPPMKAFIVTITGFITDPLKKIGEDINEFLRALLKDLPITLQIPVLLLFAVVIFVLAIVIAKEAIHQIVHLPWLGWRQDPPPPAVGQHQAPQRLGRGRRLRRGR